In Rattus norvegicus strain BN/NHsdMcwi chromosome 3, GRCr8, whole genome shotgun sequence, a genomic segment contains:
- the LOC120101826 gene encoding zinc finger protein 431-like, whose product MAAKSYCTYYETAFLTYDDVHVNFTEEEWALLNPSQKSLYQGVMLETCRNLSAIGYIWEDHTTEKYCKSSGRHGRYERSFTGKQTFDFIQYCNGFAVQSHTQRYNGEKPYECNHCDKAFARRSSLKAHKRTHNGEKPECIQCCKDIVRSSALQNHKGTHTGEKLCECSQCGKAFAPRSSLKRHKRSCNGKKCYNCNQCCKAFVQNHNLQKYKRTHKVQKPYECNQCGKAFAHSSTLQTHKRTHTGEKPYECNQCGKAFAESSNLQTHKRTHTGEKPYECNQCCKAFTQKSHLHRHIRTHTGEKPYECHQCGKAFAQSSHLQRHIRTHTGEKPYECNQCGKAFADSGTLQQHKRTHTGEKPYECNQCCKAFTQNSHLHRHVRTYTGEKTYDCHQCCKAFTRNSHLQRHIRTHTGEKPYECNQCSKAFADSSTLQSHIRTHTEEKPYECNQCGKAFAQRSHLKRHNETYN is encoded by the exons GCTTTCCTGACCTATGatgatgtgcatgtgaacttcactGAGGAAGAGTGGGCATTGCTGAATCCTTCTCAGAAGAGTCTCTACCAAGGTGTAatgctggagacctgtaggaatcTCAGTGCTATAG GCTACATTTGGGAAGACCATACTACTGAAAAATATTGTAAAAGTTCAGgaagacatggaag GTATGAAAGAAGTTTTACTGGAAAGCAAACCTTTGATTTTATTCAGTACTGTAATGGCTTTGCAGTTCAGAGTCATACCCAAAGGTATaatggagagaagccctatgaatgtaaccattGTGATAAAGCTTTTGCACGAAGGAGTAGTCTCAaagcacataaaagaacacataatgGAGAAAAACCTGAATGTATCCAATGTTGTAAAGACATTGTAAGAAGCAGTGCTCTCCAAAATCATaaaggaacacacacaggagagaaactctGTGAATGtagtcaatgtggtaaagcctttgcaccaAGGAGTAGTCTCAAAAGACATAAAAGATCATGTAATGGAAAAAAATGTTATAACTGTAACCAATGTTGTAAAGCCTTTGTACAAAACCATAATctccaaaaatataaaaggacCCATAAAGTacagaaaccctatgaatgtaaccaatgtgggaaagcctttgcACACAGCAGTACTctccaaacacataaaagaacacacacaggagagaaaccctatgaatgtaaccaatgtggcaaagcctttgcagaAAGCAGTAATctccaaacacataaaagaacacacacaggagagaaaccctatgaatgtaatcaatgttgtAAAGCCTTTACACAAAAAAGTCATCTCCATAGGCATATAAGAACACATACAGgcgagaagccctatgaatgtcaccaatgtgggaaagcctttgcACAGAGCAGTCATCTCCAAAGACATATAAgaactcatacaggagagaaaccctatgaatgtaaccaatgtggcaaagcctttgcagaCAGTGGTACTCTCCAacaacataaaagaacacacacaggagagaaaccctacgaaTGTAATCAATGTTGTAAAGCCTTTACACAAAACAGTCATCTCCATCGTCATGTAAGAACATATACAGGCGAGAAGACCTATGACTGTCACCAATGTTGTAAAGCCTTTACACGAAATAGTCATCTCCAACGTCATATAAGAACACATACAGgcgagaaaccctatgaatgtaaccaatgtagCAAAGCCTTTGCAGACAGCAGTACTCTCCAAAGTCAtataagaacacacacagaagagaagccctatgagtgtaaccaatgtggcaaagcctttgcacaaagGAGTCATCTCAAAAGACATAATGAAACATATAATTGA